AGTGTCCGGGTCGTCTGGCCAGAACCTGCCAAGGGGACAGCAGAGCCAGGGCCACAGGGTGCCCCGGGGCCAGCCCTGCCAGCCCGTGCCTCAGCCCCGACGCAGCGCCTGCAGCTGGTGGGCCACTTTCTCCAGCTCTGCCTCGATGGCCGACAGGCTCTCCAGCTCCTGGTCCTAGGAGAGACACCGAGGATCACTCAAGGCAGCCTCACCAGTGGCATGGAAGGCACAGTCAGCCAGAAAGGCCGGGTTAGCTGTGTGGCCTCGGACAGGTGGATTTGTCTCTCTCAGCCTCAGGGGCCTCATCCCTCTCATGGAGACAGTGATACGACTCTGCTGCACTGCTCTCGGGATTATTATGCACAAGAAGGTGGCTGATGCCGGGGGCCCTGTCCCCGCATGGCTCTTGGTGGCCTCTTAACCTGGCCCCACTTCCTCTCAAATGGTTCCGGACAGGTAGGAGTCTGTTTTTTCGGGGCACATGGAAAACAAAGCTTACAGTGCCCCAAAGACCCCATTCCCTCGGCCTAGCCCATGGGTGCCAGGACCCAGGGTGAGGCCAGCCCGGGGCTTCCAGGTCTGTCTTCTGCAGCCTTCCCACCTGAGGGGGATATGGGTCTGAGGCAGGGCTAGAGCCGGAGAGCTGCCCCACGTGGGCCTGCCTAGGGCTGGGCTTTAATTCCTGGTCCTGATTGTGGGAGGATCCCAAGCTCTGGCTGCCCCAGTTCAGGGAAGCAAGGGCCCCTCCTCTGAGCCCTGTTCTATGCCCAGTCTCCAGAAGCTTCCAGGCCCCAGAACTTGGACACCCACAAGAGCATGCCCTCAAGACTCAGAGCAGAAGCACAGGGAAGGCTGGCTTCCAGCTTTGCCTGGGAGGGGTCATCTTCCCAGGGGCACTGCTGGATTTGAGGCTGCCAAGGGCATCCTGGCCCATGGACCCTGACATTGACAGTTGCAGGCCATGGAAACAGAGTCTACAGCCCCTTTGTCTTGGAGCAGCCCTGGGGCAGGTGTTCCGAGAGGCGGGGTCTCTAAGATCCTTAGGCTGTGTCAAGGAGGCCCCCACGCCATCCTGTCTACATGCCTCAGGGGTCCCATGTCTCTGCCCTGCAGTCTGGAGCTCCCTCTGCTTGTGGAGAAAGGAAGCTGCTGGCACTTCTGGGCCCCCATTCTTTACAGCTTTGTCCTCAGCCCCTCACCCTGGTCTCTCAGGCACCTGGGCAGATGTCCTCTCCTGTTCCAGCTGCCAACAGGGAGCCTGCTTCCTCTCAGACtgccaggcccagagagggggTCAGGGGCCCAAAGAAGGGGCCACACCCTCTTCTAGGTGGGCAGAGAAGAGCCGTAGGGTCGGGGCCGCAGACAGGTGTCACTCTTCCCATAGAGTCCTGGTCCCATCCAGCCACTAAGGCTTGAACCAGCTATCCCAGCCACCTACCTGCCAGAGaacccacctcccaccctgcccCCTGTCCTCATTCATCTTCCCCAGGGACCCTGGTTTTCAAAGCCCGTGTGTGCTCCAATCATGGTAATGAGGTGGGCAGAGGGGACTCCTTATCCCTGCTTTACAAGCGGGGGAACCAACTAGGCTCAGAGGAGGGGAGTGACCCGCCcgaggccacacagccaggaagaggCGAGCCCAGGTCTTCCGGCTCACCTTCGAGTTGCTCCCACCCGCTCCCCATAGTCAAGAGGTCCCCTGGCCCTACCCCTGTCCTGCTCCTGCCCTGCCCCTTCACCCTCATGGGCCAGATGCAGagtctgaacctgggaggaggctgagcctggaatGCCTGGGGGCCAGGAGGGGACACGGCCGAACTCACTGCATGGTTTTCCCAGTGCACAACCCACAAGGCTCCCTACTGCCCTTGGGACAAAGTCCCCACTTAGTGCCTCCCCCACTGGCACAGGCTGCCTTGagctcctccctctcccagccaGCTTTGCTGGGTGCCCACTGTGAGCTGGGGTGTGCTCCCGCCCTGAGAGCCCCCAGTCTGAGCACCTCTCCATCCCCAGACTCCCGGGATCAAAGGGAGGCATGTCCCCGCAGTGGGGCAGGGGCAGTGTATCTGGGTGGGGCCACCCCCACTGGGTCCACTCTCCGGGGTCTAGCGCAGAGCTGGCTCCCGCCCATACCAACCTCTGGTCTGCGGTTGGCactgccttcctcctctttcttctcctcaggGTAGCCTCGGACCTGAAGGGGCAGGCCCGCCTCAATGCTGTCCTCCCGGGAGGATGGCCTCCAGCCTCGTCGAAGCTGCGGCCCAGGGCCCCCGAAGCCATAGGCCCGGGCCCGGAAGGACAGCTTCATGGAATGGTCGGGGttgtcctcctcttcctcctgcccctccaGCCGCTTCTCAGCAGTCAGCTCCTTGGCCAGCTGGTCCATCTTACTCCAGCGCTTGGAGTCCTCCCACTCCTTGGAGAGccgctcctcctcctgctcctgctccagctgCCCGCTCTTCCCACCCTGGAAGAGGCCTTGCGGGGCCCCTCCTTGCGGGGCtgccatctcctcctcctcctccttctgctggGAGTGAtcctgctctcccttcccttcaggGGCCTGAACCTCCTCAACCCCAGGCTTCCCAGCTCCATCCACAGCCAGAGCCTCCGATCGACCTGAAGCAGGTGGTAGACAAGAGCAGGAGAGTGAGTGGGACCACTACTTTCCCAGTCCCCGGGGGGACTCCACTCCCTGGGGGGACTCTGCTGCAGCCACCTTAAAGGGCCATAAACCTCAGTTCTTGgggcccagcccagcctctccACAGTGATGCCACTTAGCAGGAAACACCATCTTGATGCCAGGCTTTGCAAGACCCTCTCAGTTCAGGGGGTGGGTTAGCTGGAGCTGGCCTcttcccctcaccctcaccccagaAGCCTGACAGCTGGAGAGTGAGGAAGACCCTGGCAGGCCCGTGGGGGTAGCCAAGGCCTCTCCTAAACCCTGGTTGAAGCTGACACTGTTCCCAGATCAGCCTGTGCATGCTCTCTGTTCCCACAGCCAGCCTGTCCACCACCCACGCCTAGCTTCCTGGGTTGGAGGGGCAGGCTATGTAGAAGAGTGGGTTTTGGAGTCAGATAAAGCTGGGGTGGAACCTCAGCTCTTACTACatattaactgtgtgaccttgggcacatttcttaacctctctgagcctcatttgtCCATCTGGGAAATGGAGCTAACACCTACCTTTCGGAGTTGTTACGAAGGTGGAATGAGGTTATGGAGAAGGCTGCCCTCCCACCCATCCCCGTCTCCCAGGCACGTTGGTTGAGGTCTCCGCCATCATACGTACTCTCGCTTTTACTACTCTCCTTGTAGCCAAGGCTCGGGTGGGGATTCAGCGCTGCAGTGGGGCCTTCTCCCTTGGGGACAGCCTCctgtccagcctcagcctcctcctcctcctcctcttctctcttcgcCTGCCACCCTGGCTCTGCGCTCAGGCCCTTCTCTCTGTCCACCAGACCCTGAGAGAGGTCCTCACTGTCTCCCTCGGCCTGTGGGCCTGGGAGTTTCTGGCTGGGGAGGCTGGCTGGAGGGTAGGTGTTggtggcctcctcctcctcttcctccctggggGCCTGATTGTTCCCCTCAGTCTTGGACTCCTGCCTGGGCTCCGGGAGGGCCTGGGGCCTGGCTCCATCCGTAGCTTCATcacttttctctgtctccttgaaCTCCTCTCTTTTCTCCACGGCATCCTCGGAGGGCGGCTCTTTCATCGCCTCTGCAGACACAGCACAGCCAAGTCAGGCCCTGAGGACCGGCCTACGCACGGGGCCTCCCCACATGCTAATTTCAGATCTTACTCATGATGTCTCCAGCGAGACCAGCCCAAGACAAAGGTTAGGGTTGCCACTCTGTCTGTGTTCAGGCTTGATCTGAGCACTgctgaatttgtttctttttttaaaatcctgccttttaaaacagattattattcaaagaacaaaaaaccagACCTTAAAAATTAACCCAGGAGATAAAGCCCTGAACTGAGAATTAATATgtcagctgtgtgatctttggccagttgcttaacctctctgtgtaaGAGGCACCGTGACTGCAACTTCATTCTCCCCTCCATGTGGGGCTTCTCTGTCTTCAGCTTCCTGTGAAAGGGCTCAATTCTGCAATATTTTAGGGTTTCATTAAAAGGTATTTTCTTGTGGCTGCCTTAAAGACAGCCTTTAACAAGTAAAAATTCCCATCACTAGAATGATGACCACTGAACGTTCCATGTACTTTCTGCTCCCCTGCCCATTTCACAGAAACCCATAATGATCTGCAGAAAGGTAAGGTGACTTATCTATCTCACGCAATTTGCAGGCAGCAGACCTGAGCCTTGAACCCAAACCTCCAAATGCCAAATTCAGGATCTCTTTATACCGACACACAGCTGCCCGCCTCAATAAAGCTTCAGccaatgtgaggacacagggtcGCACCTGGGGGCTTTCCCTTCAGCCCCAGATGGAAGATACTGGGATCCAGCTCATGGACATGGAGAACAGAGGTGCCACGGGGCCAGTGCGTGGGTCTCCCAGGCAGGGAGGGTGGCTCAGAGTGTCACACTGACCTAAGCCATGACCTCTTGGACTCCTCTTGGCTTCTAGGATCTGGGTTCATTTCACGTTTCTCACCTGCTCCTCTGTCTGCAGTCCTCCTGCATCCTGGCTATTTTGAGGCCCCACTGCATCCCAGGAGGACAGACACTGGGGTTGGGGACTCTGCTACAGCGGCCACTGGATAGACCTAGAGTTGAAGCTGTCACCTGCCATGCCAGAGACCTCCTGCCCTAGAGGGTCAGCCCCTGTTCTGGGCAGATGGGACTGAGTGAGAGCTTTGGAGTGAGGCAGGCCCAGATTGAACCCCCTGGTCATGCCACGGACCTTGGGCAAGGGACTTCGTCTCTCTGGGCTgcagttttcccatttgtaaaggGAGGGAAATAAGGGATTATGAGTGGGGGTCCTGACTCATAGGAACCCTGGGTCCATCCTAGCCACTGTTCCCACTgccaccctcccttccccacctctgGCCAGACCGGCTGGCACGGACCTTTCAGCTCCGTCTGGCTGCTCTGGTTCTCAAGAACTTCCGAGAGTTCATCTTCAAAACCGCCGTGTTTCTTCTGCTGATGTGCTCTCTCCTTGGCGCCTGGTatgagaaaaggagggaaaagtcCCATTGGGTCCAGCCCCGGCATATTCGTCTATGAGAGTGAGgccttttggccgggcgcggtggctcaagcctgtaatcccagcactttgggaggccgaggcgggtgaatcgagaccatcctggtcaacatggtgaaatcctgtctctactaaaaatataaaaaattagctgggcatggtggcgcgtgcctgtaatcccagctactcaggaggctgaggcaggagaattgcctgaacccaggaggcggaggttgcggtgagccgagatcgcgccattgcactccagcctgggtaacaagagcgaaactctgtctccaaaaaaaaaaaaaaaaaaaaagaaagaaagagagtgaggcctccatttccccatctgtaaactgGGCATGTCATGTTTGGGTCTGCTGAGAGAGACGCTGACAGGGCATGAGCTCGGGTAGTGGCGAAGGGTTGGCGCCTCTAACCCTCTTAGCTGGGGCCCTCAGGCAGCCACACTGCCTCATCAGAGTCAGCTTTGCCCCAGAAACCCAAAGCAAGCCCTGCTGCAGCCTCACACAGCAAGAAAGGCTCAAATGGAGCAAAGGTCCCAGGGGCAGGAGTGGGGGGATGGGGAGCCTCTCAGGACCTGGCTGGTAGCTCCAAGGGACCCTGCAGCAGGTGGTAACAGTGACAGCTCTTGATTCAGGCAAGCCCTGCTACCCTTGGACGCTGTGAGTCCAGGCACCGGGAGAAGGCCAAGCCCTGTGCCTACCTCTGAGCCCAGGGTTGGCGCCTGCTGTTGTGACCCCGAGACCCCTCTCCTTGCATCACCCACCTGCCACCCACCACTGTGCTGCCTCTTCTGATAGTCCCCACACCTGTGCCTGATTCCTGATGCTGGCCCCTCAGCTAGCCCAGCTCTGCAGCTGGTCCTCATTTCTTCCCCACAATGGGCTTTACAGGGTAGCTGTGGGTCAGGGAGcatgcccagccctggcctcagACAACATGAGTTCTGGTCCCCTCATAGCTATTTCCTAGCTCCTCGGGCAACTCTGGCTCTCCAAGAATTAGGTGCTTGTCTATAAAACAGGGTTGCTGTGTGGAAAATGCTAAGCAGAGGCACACAGGAGACGCTATGGGAGCCCAAGAGGGAGTGGacggatagatggatggacagaaATACATCCAGGACTCTAAATAGAAAACAGTCATATATACGTATATTGGACACTACTTATATTGGATACACACGGGCATGTGTAGACAGATATTTCAGGACTCATTCTCCTATAATAGTCTCTGTTGACAGTCTATTTAATTATTCAAATGTAATCAGTcattcaatatttaattttaaagttatcatattgtaataaaatatttaatgcttagtttttaaaaaaccacaagTCCAGGGTCACTGATGATGACATAACCATCCAGGTGATAATAGCCCTAGCTGCGTCCAGcactccctgcccctcccacaaTGACAGGAGGTGGGtgcttgccacccaggctggctcGTGAATGGGAGGAAGAACAGTGTGTTAGCTTGGGAAGGACCATAGCGATCCTGTTGCTGTGGCTGTGTTTACTCACCTCTTCCCCAAAGCCCTCTCTGTTCTCACACATGGCCTGGTCTGCCCCAAAGGCCTCAGAGTGGGGCGCGTCCTGGAGCCAGAGCAGCCTTcacacccccaccctgccccagacACAGCCCAGCCCTGAGTGAAGGCTCTCGCTTTGTTGGGAAGCAGATGCTGGATTCAGACTATAATGCCCTGTTCTCAGGGAGAGGCACAACACCACCAGTGGTCCTGTCCTGGTAGAAACGGCCACTTCCCACAGGAGTCAGCTGGGGTAGGTGCAGGGCCAAACTCAGGTGCTCTGATTTGCAAGGGTAGGACTGTGCTTTGCATCAAGCCTGGAAGGAGCTAGGGGGTTAGGCATAGACGCTGACTGTGGGGTGATGGCAGCTTAACCCTCCATCCCAGGATCCTGTCCAGGCTTGGCTTGAATGTCAGCAGTGACAAGCAGCTCACTACTTCATGAAGTTAATTCCTGAGACTGAACTGCAGAGGCTGTGAGTTTTGGGGAAGCTGCATCTGGCATGTCCCTATtcactatgtgaccttggacaagtcactccacctctctgggccttgattTCTTTAACAATATCAATAACAGATTGAGCTAGGTGGCACAGCGGATCCTACTTTTCTGCTTTATAATTGAAAGGGAATGACAGTCCCAGAGAGGACCTTACTGAACCTTCCACTGGATTTTCTGACTCTTGGTTACTGGAATTTACCCAGAATCCTGTGTGGTGGCTAGAAAATACCTTGGAGAGCGAGGTCCTGGAGCTCCTTCAGTAGATTCTGATGTCTTAGAATGGAAAGGATCCGTTCATCTGCAGTGAAGAAGAGTCGTCATGGGTGGTTTCCAGAGAATGGCCAAGAAAGAGATTACCATCAATATTTTCAGCTGAGCATAAGGAATTTACTCTAGAAACTTAAAACCAGGGTGGTAGGAGCAAGATTGGGTCTTGAGATAACACTTTTAAAATTGCCTCCTTTCCAAGGTATGTGTCAGTTTCCTACTACATCAGAGAAGTCAGCCGTTACCCCGGCACGCAGACCTCAGCCAAAGGGTGGCAGCCCCTGATGATAAGTGGGGTCTCCATGCCTGTGTTCACGCTGTCTGCTGCACCCAGACAACCCCTTCTTTATTTTCCACCTGTTGATTCCCGATGTTTCTTTTAAAGCCCAACCGAAATGCTGCTGGCTCTATCCAGCAGTTAGTAAAAACTTGACTGGTTGCCTGGAAAGATTTTGTCCTTCTCATGTCCACCCGTAACATTCCTTTATTTATCACCCATCTGGAGGGTGTCTGCAGTGGCCAGAGGCTGTTCTAGGCACTCGGATGCAGCACACAAAATCTTTGTCCATGGGGAGCTCAGTCTGGTGGCTTGTTGTTCCAGGCCTGGTTTCGTTTTGACCAGAGTTCTGGTTAACTGTGTTCATATGCATCCCCTCTGCCAGTCTGTAAGCACCCGGGCTACAACCCCTTCAACTGCCTACGTGCCTTGGACCCCAGCGCAGTGTCTGGCCATGACAGGCACACAGTCAGTGACTGTTGAGTTAAATCATTAATTCCACCAAAAGCCACACACCCATCTCCTAGCCTCCCAGCCCAGCA
The sequence above is a segment of the Saimiri boliviensis isolate mSaiBol1 chromosome 2, mSaiBol1.pri, whole genome shotgun sequence genome. Coding sequences within it:
- the CHGA gene encoding chromogranin-A; this translates as MRSATVLALLLCAGQVTALPVNSPMNKGDTEVMKCIVEVISDTLSKPSPMPVSKECFETLRGDERILSILRHQNLLKELQDLALQGAKERAHQQKKHGGFEDELSEVLENQSSQTELKEAMKEPPSEDAVEKREEFKETEKSDEATDGARPQALPEPRQESKTEGNNQAPREEEEEEATNTYPPASLPSQKLPGPQAEGDSEDLSQGLVDREKGLSAEPGWQAKREEEEEEEAEAGQEAVPKGEGPTAALNPHPSLGYKESSKSESRSEALAVDGAGKPGVEEVQAPEGKGEQDHSQQKEEEEEMAAPQGGAPQGLFQGGKSGQLEQEQEEERLSKEWEDSKRWSKMDQLAKELTAEKRLEGQEEEEDNPDHSMKLSFRARAYGFGGPGPQLRRGWRPSSREDSIEAGLPLQVRGYPEEKKEEEGSANRRPEDQELESLSAIEAELEKVAHQLQALRRG